A segment of the Promicromonospora sukumoe genome:
TGTGCGAGATCAGTGCGTGCGCGTCGCTGGCATCGGCATGCTCCTGCGCGGTCAGGGCTGCGATGTCTGCATGCTGAAGCGCTTCCTGGGTGACGGCGTGGTTCATGGGGTGCCCTCCTGGTCGGTCGCGGCTGAGCTCTGCCCGTCCGGGGCTGGTTCGGTGGTGCTGGTGGACGTGCCGGGCAGACCCCACTGCTCGCGCAGACGGCTCAGTCGTCGGGCACGCGCCTCCTCGATCTCGGCCTGGGCGTCGGCCTCGATCTGGCGCCGCCGGGCGACGTCGTCGGCGACGAACACTGCGAAGTCCGCGGCCCGATCGGCGACCGTTACCGGGACCGGGCTCGTGGCGGCCTGTTCACCGGGCCAGGTGGTACGGCGGGTGGAGCGGTCCTCGGTGAGGGTGGTGCCGCACCGCTGGACCCAGTCCCGCAACCGGCGCCGGGAGTCGGAAAGGTCCCGCAGCCACACCAGCGGTGACCCTGGGTGGGCGTCCTCGGCGTGCCCAGCCAGCCAGGACGTGCGCAGCGCCGACAGCTCCCAGACCAGCTCGGGGTGCCGGTGCCACATCGGCGGCAGCTCCTGCGGCGTCAGGCCGAAGTCGTCGCGCAGCCAGTACACGAACGCGTCCAGCTGCCACCACTCCTGCTCGGCCCGCTCCGGGTCCAGGGTGTTCCAGTTGATCGGTACGACCGGCTCCGGCTCCTCCGGAAGCAGCGGGTCGGCATCTGAGGACGCCGTGCTTCCGCCCAGGCTCCGACCGCTCGAAGGGAAATGCTGTCCGTCGTTGCCGATTTCGTCTGGCGCGTCATTCAGGCCGTCGACGTCGGGCAGCGGGTCGCCGGGCCGCCACCCAAGCATCCGTAGCAGCGACAGCTCGGACGCATCGGCCGGTACACCGCCCTGCGTGACCGGCACTTCGTCCTGGGCGTCCGGGCCGGGCAGCTCTGGTTCGCCCGGGTCGGCACCGTGTACCTGGTCCGGGCCGCTCACGACGCACGCCCCGAGCTGGATGCTGCAACGGGTGCTGTGGTCGGTCGGAGCCAGCGGCGGGTGCGGGTGACGTTGTACCGGGTGCGCGCCGCATCGCGCCCGAGGCGCCGGGCGACGAACTCCTCGCGCTGAACGGTCTTGCCGTCACGGGTGACGTCGTAGACATTGACGTGGCCTGCGGCGACGAACGCGTCACCAGGCCGGAACCTTGTCTGGGCACGCTGGGTCGATGCGTGGAATACGACCAGGTCGCACGTGACCGGCTCACCGGGTGTGGAGCTCCCGTCCTCTCGCTGCCACTGCTGGGCGCGTACCCGCGCTCGCAGCACGGGCAGGCCTGTGCGGGTAGTGCCGGGACGCAGCCCGGTCAGGAACACGCCCTCCAAGCTCTGGCGAATGGGGATCGTCACGGTGGCTCCCTGCTCGGGTCACGGGCGCCAAATCGCGCCCATATCCCTTGCCAGGTGCACGACCAACACCACACCCACCGCAACCGCACTTGGAGCACGCCCGCAGAGGCGACCGTCTCGTGTCCCAACAACACCCGGAAGCCATCAGGGCGACTCAGCCTGAATCCGGGCTAGTGACGAGGGCGCGCGTCAGAACGACCCGTCCGGTTAGACCGCAGAGAGGGCGCCTGGCGCCGAGCCTCTGGGCGTGCCCGCGAGATGGGCTCATCG
Coding sequences within it:
- a CDS encoding single-stranded DNA-binding protein, giving the protein MTIPIRQSLEGVFLTGLRPGTTRTGLPVLRARVRAQQWQREDGSSTPGEPVTCDLVVFHASTQRAQTRFRPGDAFVAAGHVNVYDVTRDGKTVQREEFVARRLGRDAARTRYNVTRTRRWLRPTTAPVAASSSGRAS